The following proteins are encoded in a genomic region of Sesamum indicum cultivar Zhongzhi No. 13 linkage group LG8, S_indicum_v1.0, whole genome shotgun sequence:
- the LOC105168362 gene encoding serine/threonine protein phosphatase 2A 57 kDa regulatory subunit B' theta isoform-like: MIKQIFGKIPRKHSKYAGEPSPSSSSLTTSKRSEGGNKRLSSAVDDVISAPYSVLSIGNNTEDKFVRDKNSRLNGNLVSASYEALPSFRDVPTSEKQLLFIRKVKMCCVEFDFTDPTKNLKEKEIKRQTLLELVEYMTSTTGKFTETVMQEVVKMVSVNIFREFTPQPRENKLVDGVDLEEDEPAMDPAWPHLQVVYEFLLRFVASPETDAKIAKRYIDHSFVLKLLDLFDSEDPREREYLKTILHRIYGKFMVHRPFIRKAINNIFYHFIFETEKHNGVAEFLEVLGSIINGFALPLKEEHKLFLVRTLIPLHKPKCLAMYHQQLSYCITQFVEKDCKLADIIIRGLIKYWPVTNSSKEVLFLNELEEVLEATQAPEFQRCMVPLFHQISHSLNSLHFQVAERALFLWNNDHIENLIKQNRKVILPIIFPSLEKNARHHWNQAVHSLTLNVRKIFYDLDPDLFKSCQIKFQNDEAKENEVKERREAIWKRLEEVAAEKAASNQPILVP; the protein is encoded by the exons atgatCAAACAGATATTTGGAAAGATTCCTCGGAAGCATTCTAAATATGCTGGAGAGCCGAGTCCATCTTCAAGTTCTTTGACTACTTCAAAGAGAAGTGAAGGAGGAAACAAAAGATTAAGCAGTGCAGTTGACGACGTTATTTCAGCCCCGTATTCTGTTTTAAGCATTGGAAATAACACAGAAGACAAGTTTGTTCGGGATAAGAACTCGAGATTGAATGGAAATTTAGTTTCTGCTTCATATGAAGCACTACCGAGTTTTAGAGATGTTCCCACTTCTGAAAAGCAGCTCTTGTTTATCCGTAAGGTTAAGATGTGCTGTGTCGAATTTGACTTTACTGACCCTACAAAGAAccttaaagaaaaagagatcaaGCGACAGACTTTGTTAGAGTTAGTGGAGTATATGACTTCTACAACTGGGAAATTTACCGAAACGGTAATGCAGGAAGTTGTTAAGATGGTGTCAGTGAATATCTTTAGAGAGTTTACTCCTCAGCCAAGGGAGAACAAGCTGGTAGATGGCGTTGATTTGGAAGAGGATGAGCCTGCAATGGATCCTGCATGGCCTCATTTGCAGGTTGTGTATGAATTTTTGCTGAGGTTTGTTGCTTCGCCAGAAACTGATGCCAAGATTGCCAAAAGATATATTGATCATTCGTTTGTTCTGAAATTGCTTGATCTCTTTGACTCTGAAGATCCCAGGGAGAGGGAGTACTTGAAAACAATACTACACCGCATCTATGGAAAATTCATGGTGCATCGGCCGTTCATAAGGAAAGCTATCAATAACATATTCTATCACTTTATTTTTGAGACGGAGAAACATAATGGCGTCGCTGAATTTCTTGAAGTTCTTGGCAGCATAATTAATGGGTTTGCTTTGCCTCTTAAAGAAGAGCATAAGCTCTTTCTTGTGCGAACATTGATTCCCTTGCATAAACCGAAATGTTTGGCTATGTACCATCAACAATTATCCTATTGTATTACACAATTTGTAGAGAAAGACTGCAAGCTTGCTGATATTATTATCAGGGGACTGATAAAATATTGGCCAGTTACCAACAGCTCAAAGGAAGTTCTCTTTCTTAACGAGCTGGAGGAGGTCTTAGAAGCGACGCAGGCACCAGAATTCCAACGCTGCATGGTACCTTTGTTTCATCAAATTTCACATAGCTTGAATAGTTTGCACTTTCAG GTGGCAGAGAGGGCCTTGTTTTTGTGGAACAACGACCACATCGAGAACCTGATCAAGCAAAACCGCAAGGTTATACTTCCCATAATCTTCCCCTCGTTAGAGAAAAACGCTAGACACCACTGGAACCAGGCTGTCCACAGCTTGACTCTGAATGTTCGCAAGATCTTCTACGACCTCGACCCTGACCTATTCAAGTCATGCCAGATTAAGTTTCAAAACGATGAAGCAAAGGAAAACGAGGTCAAAGAGAGACGTGAAGCGATATGGAAACGCTTGGAAGAAGTTGCTGCAGAGAAGGCTGCAAGTAATCAACCTATTCTTGTCCCTTGA
- the LOC105168360 gene encoding probable carboxylesterase 11 codes for MPSITVKLYSVLFKFFLKRKLQALLESHTRNPYGVVSRPDEAVAAANPCFSDDGVATKDLHIDPATSLSLRIFLPDSAIISGKSVPDLRVRVPMSRSLKKVSDNGVVYGGYSPEKNGRNCRKLPVILQFHGGGWVSGGSDTVANDVFCRRIAKLCDAVVVAVGYRLAPESRYPAAFDDGVKVLNWLGKQANLAECDRSWANGRVGGIGGEDGGRRQIVDGFGASMVEPWLAAHGDPSRCVLLGASCGANIANYVARYAVEAGKRLDPVRVVAQVLMYPFFIGSIPTPSEIKLCNSYLYDKSMSLLAWKLFLPEDKLNLDHPAGNPFNPVREVPLKLMPPTLTVVAEHDWMRDRAILYSEELRKAKIDAPLLDYKDTIHEFATLDALLKTPEAQACSEDIAIWVKKYISLRGHEFSY; via the exons ATGCCGAGCATAACGGTGAAGCTATACAGCGTCTTGTTCAAATTCTTCCTCAAGCGCAAGTTACAAGCTCTGCTTGAATCTCATACTCGGAACCCATATGGTGTTGTTTCGCGGCCGGATGAGGCCGTTGCTGCCGCGAACCCATGTTTTTCCGATGACGGTGTTGCCACTAAGGACCTCCACATCGACCCCGCGACTTCCCTTTCGCTGCGGATTTTCCTCCCTGATTCAGCCATAATTTCGGGTAAATCAGTTCCGGATCTTAGAGTCAGGGTTCCGATGAGCAGGAGTTTGAAGAAAGTTTCGGATAATGGGGTTGTTTATGGTGGGTACTCGCCTGAGAAAAACGGGCGGAATTGCCGGAAATTGCCCGTTATTTTGCAGTTCCACGGTGGAGGGTGGGTAAGCGGTGGAAGTGATACGGTAGCGAACGATGTGTTTTGCAGGAGGATAGCGAAATTGTGCGACGCGGTGGTGGTTGCAGTGGGGTATAGGTTGGCGCCGGAAAGTAGGTATCCAGCTGCTTTTGATGATGGGGTGAAAGTCCTGAATTGGTTGGGGAAGCAGGCGAATTTGGCTGAGTGTGATCGGTCTTGGGCGAATGGGAGAGTTGGAGGTATAGGGGGAGAAGATGGGGGGAGAAGACAGATTGTTGATGGATTTGGGGCGTCGATGGTTGAGCCGTGGTTGGCAGCTCATGGAGATCCATCTAG GTGTGTTCTTCTTGGAGCCAGCTGTGGTGCAAATATTGCTAACTATGTTGCACGGTATGCGGTCGAGGCAGGCAAGCGTCTAGACCCCGTAAGAGTGGTGGCTCAAGTCCTCATGTACCCTTTCTTCATTGGAAGCATTCCCACACCTTCTGAGATCAAACTATGTAATTCTTATCTCTATGACAAATCTATGTCTTTGCTCGCGTGGAAACTCTTCCTACCAGAAGACAAATTAAACTTGGACCACCCAGCCGGCAACCCTTTCAACCCTGTACGGGAAGTACCCCTGAAACTCATGCCACCAACACTGACAGTTGTGGCTGAGCACGATTGGATGCGTGACCGTGCTATTTTATACTCAGAGGAGCTTCGAAAGGCTAAAATAGATGCCCCCCTTCTTGATTACAAGGACACAATTCATGAATTTGCGACCCTTGATGCGCTTCTCAAGACCCCTGAAGCCCAAGCTTGCTCTGAGGACATTGCTATATGggtgaagaaatatatatctCTGAGAGGTCATGAGTTTTCTTATTGA
- the LOC105168359 gene encoding protein HHL1, chloroplastic encodes MEVGMSLNPLVRLPLSSNGRTHEDSLIRHSLFSTKTTTAQKPYQQKRQHRLLVVEAKGKKGMAARQYQRAPPPPLPKLEDDGNPKFVIFIRVANVYLWYPLNIVTGGTTAKIMVSAKDNFLGKYIYKDTLARNLAAVIYRDEKEIQKMAMKQFRVLRSATDFRYGYKLVENNNLRAALAANDVIELPTQDELKTVLDKVKDFFGDAKESFGKMTFLNSGTESSEEDINQDSKEKSKEKSAVKS; translated from the exons ATGGAGGTGGGAATGTCTTTGAATCCACTGGTGAGACTGCCCTTATCATCAAATGGAAGAACACATGAAGATTCACTCATCAGACACTCACTGTTTTccacaaaaacaacaacagCCCAGAAACCATACCAGCAGAAAAGGCAGCATAGATTGCTGGTAGTTGAagcaaaaggaaagaaaggaaTGGCGGCCAGACAATACCAGCGGGCACCCCCTCCTCCTCTGCCCAAGCTTGAAGATGATGGCAACCCAAAATTTGTTATCTTTATTCGCGTGGCAAAT GTTTACCTTTGGTACCCCCTGAATATCGTAACGGGTGGCACAACAGCGAAAATCATGGTTTCTGCAAAGGATAATTTTCTGGGGAAATATATCTACAAGGATACTCTAGCTAGGAATCTTGCAGCAGTTATTTATAGA GATGAGAAGGAAATACAGAAAATGGCTATGAAACAGTTCCGCGTGCTGCGTTCAGCGACTGACTTCCGATATGGCTACAAACTTGTT GAAAACAACAATCTAAGGGCTGCACTGGCCGCAAATGATGTAATTGAG CTCCCAACACAGGATGAGCTCAAAACAGTTCTCGATAAGGTGAAGGACTTCTTCGGTGACGCTAAGGAATCTTTTGGGAAGATGACATTCTTAAACTCAGGAACTGAATCATCGGAGGAAGACATCAACCAAGATTCCAAAGAAAAATCCAAGGAAAAATCCGC GGTGAAAAGCTGA